The Juglans regia cultivar Chandler chromosome 6, Walnut 2.0, whole genome shotgun sequence genome contains the following window.
tccctgcttttcttaaaacttgatttgattttaagCGAGTGGTCCGCCTCAATCGCAGTGAGTAGTGCTttgaattggtcttcacatcctccatatgAAAGCCTCACAATATGTTGAATCTTGTTAACCTTATGCAGAACCCAATCTGATGGTAAACCCATTATATTGTTTATCAGAGGAAGAGAAACCAGGGGAACAACATTATCCCCAGACACAATTCCCAATTGCACTTCCGACCCTAGACATTCCtcctcacaaggcaccaacgacaaacccataatttcctccccGGCATGTCCTGCATTCAAATCTCAAACCTCCTCAACAGCTATATTGTTGTTGTCACCATTAAGGGTTCCTTCACCTTCGACATAGGTGTCATCGTTCCATCGACAAGGACATTGCTTGTAGGTGCTCCAGCCCCCAATGATCCTTTATGTGCCACTTTGTCAAACCTTACTGCTTGTTACCCCATTTTCATCTCCTGAAAGAGGCTCGTCTGCTTCTTCCAAATTACTCAAAACCCTGGAAGTACCCCCATCTACAATTGAAAATGAACCCTGGAAAAATGTACCAACCTCATTCGCAACTGGTGACTGAGGGCAGTCAGACGGCAATCTGCTAATGTCTTGAGTGATATCAGTGTGAACAATGATGCCGACGTCCGAGGACCCTATCTGTGACTCGTCGAGATGCCTTGAGCTGGCGCACTTGAGGCCTTCAAACCCGTAGGATCTACCCCCCCTCCCCTCGTCCGTTTTCGATCCACCACCCAAACCTATGACCAGGTCCAAccccttatccactttaatcatAAGATCTCTTACATACTCCATAACGCCCATCAAATGAGCTCTGACAGCCCACAAGAccccctccacttctcccaCCCTCAAACACCGACAGAGGCAACTATTCCACCCTGCAACACATGATACTTACCTTCCACTTCTCCCAATGTCACCTAATAGCCTTTGTCTCCTACAAGTATCTTACCCTTTCCTTTCGCAGCAGAGCTATTCTCTGCCGAACTACCCGCCAATTACCTCAACACCGAGGCGTACGGGGCACCTTTGACCAAGGGAGGCCTTTCCACTATCTTTCCATCAACAAATTCCCCTCTATTTGCTTGCTTCAAAACAACGACTTTGGTCCTAGTGACACTTCGAATGGAATGCAAAAAACCTTTCCATCCAATGCCATTTGCACCTTCCGAGATCACCAACAAACATTTCCTCCTTCCATTCCAGAAATCTGAGAGTTGCAGAAAACTGTCCCTTATGTTAATATGATGTTGAATGATGAGAACTCCATTACCCATCCTTAGCTCCCTGAAGAATCCTTCATGACAGATGAGTTCTAAATAATCCTCTATCCCCTTAGTTACCCATGAAGCTGTCGTCCCACATAGACACATGAACTTAACCATCCTTTTACTCCATTCTGAGATGCGAGAACTATGAGTGACATCTCAAGAGGATACTTATTGCTCAAAGATCACTTTTTTACGTaaagatacaaaattttattatagaaCTGTGGCAGCACAACCCAAATACATTGAGAGTATAAGAAGGATAACACCTATTaaggaaatgaaagagaatgaaTATTCAAAAGATCTACAAAAGAAGGAAAGGGAGTGTCGTTGTGGGCGGTTGTCCAATCATACAAAAATTTGAGCATAGAGGGTTTTAACTCCAACAAAGTTGCGAGCATTACATTTATATTGCTAACAAACTCCACATTAAGCACAGAGGAGCCATCCTCCGTACCTCTATACTAAAGCTACTTGTCGGCTTACCAGACAACAATAACTCCACCACTCGTTGTGGCATCACTCATTTAGCTAGCACATTGTCATAATTTTTGTCATAATTTTTGGTACCAatcgggattagtcgggacgttgttccggacacccggtgccaatcaaaaaaaaaaatggtaccAATCACGTCCATCATACAAGATGCTTGGAGATTACGAACCATCTCATCTATAAGTTGCTCAGTTTTTAAGGTTTTTATGATACACTGAACCCAGGAACCAATTGATAAGAAATTTGGTGTGATCTGTAAACGTGGAGAGTGATCTAACAATAGGATGaacaaaatattgatataatgCAAAGGggatgtaatttaaaaaaaaaattaggcccAGTGTGGCTTGGCCTCATGCGTATTTTTGTACATGCATGTGTGCTTGTGTGAAGACCATCACAACAGTCCCCCCAATATCGAACTTACTGAGAAGTTACAAACTCATACCTCACAACCCAGCAACCAACTGCCGAAACAtgggagggaaaaagaagagaaaatcatTGTCGAAGCTTAATCCACAGAACCTATACAAGTGATTGACAAGATTACAGCAATTTTAAAATGTAACGGCTATATcccaaaattaaataattaaatgatagatGGATAGATACAGAACTAGAGCTGAACATTACGATTGTTCTTGTCAGTCGTGATTGCTGCATGATGATTAATACCAAGTTGGCCAAACACTCTCTCCCACTACCAAGGTACAAGTCTAGGTGCTACCACTGGTCAAATACAAGGAGCGCTGGTCCTACAAAGTTCAAATGAGggatggaaaagaaaatagaagcaTAATTTAATGCTTCGTTTACTTGCCGCAAAGCAGGGATATCACAGAATTCGAAAACGTAAAAAACTCTATTTCCTATTATTTAACTCAAAGCTAAGCAATTAAATTGAAGTCAGGTATATCCTGTGGCAATAACATTACTCACTTGGACCCTTGGTATAAGTGTTACGTTTGGATGGTAAGAGtatctcaaattatttgaatttatcttgaataatagtgaattaagatatttgagTGGATTTTGTGAGTGTCCTTGAGATGTATTTGGATGAATAAAGTAGGTTAAATACGTTTAACAATTATCTCATCAATTattgatttgttgtttttgtgatagaataattattttatttatatgttttacaaataaaagtCTCTTCAATTAAATGCTGAGCTAAGGTTATTTCAGTTGAAATAAATTGTGCGGGTTTAGATGGAGAGTATCTCATGTGATTGAGATAGTCTTTCTGTCTTCCGTACAAACGCAACCTTACTTTCGTCtcttttcctacattttctccGCAACCAACgcaataacagaaaatattacaCTACCAAGTTTTGGGGCGTATTTGCGAgcaagcagagagagagagagagagaaagacctGCCGGAGTGGAGAATATCTTTGGCGAGAGAAGTAATGGGTTCGATGTCTCTGAGGATCTCGACTTTCCACTTGCGGTAGTCGGTGTCCTCGCACCGAGCGTTCTTGGGAAGGTCCGCGGCGCTCCAATCTACGGTGGCGCTGTCCGTAGGAGATAAATTCTCGTGGGACCCAGTCGGTGCGGCAGCAGTGCACCAGAGTCGGCAAGGAGTCGCGAATAAACTACCGGATATCCGGTGCTGGTCCTGGTGCTGGTGGTGGAGTCGGAGGCGGAGGTATGGAATGCTCCTTAGAAGCAGAGGAGCTGCCATAGAATGCTGGCGATAGCAATGTGCGTGTTGCTTGTTGGCAAGCTGGAACGGAACAGAGGTTTCCACTCGATTTTTCAAAGCTTGCGAAATGAGCgttgataattttcaatttgataTATCTGTTTACTTTACtgttttacttatatttttatttataaaacttattttattatgttttttttaaattttaaattttaagattttacacacaaattttttatattttttttaaatacatttaatatttttcttacaaaattaattcaaagattAAACAATTTACAACAATTAACGACACATCATCTGTTAGAAATAATAGACCATGTGATAATAAGTACACATGCCAGctaagactgttcatctgggccggatttttttccaacccggtccggaacccggttATCCAAATTCTGGTTACGGATTTCGGACCGGATcaaatccgggccgaaacccgcaTGGTGAAAACCGAATATAGCCTGCCCGGATCCGGGTATGAAATCCGAATTCAAGCCGGTACCCGAGTTTgtataaatgagaaaaaatattcttCAGACTCGTCTTGATTTCGTCGCTCATCACTCccccaacctctctctctctctctatcacgCGAAACCCTAGCAGCCGCCGTATCTCTCTTTCATTCTTCACTCCCTACCAGTGACCACGAAGTGTCTCGCCGTCGGCCTCAAAGATTTTCCCGATTTCCTCAtccgtttctttttcttttctgagaTGCCGAAACCCTCTCTGTTTGTTTTCTTCATCCTCGTGCTGTCGTCTTCATCCTTGGTATGCtttcttctctctgtttgttttgttctctctttgttgattttgagtttgttctgatgagaatgtttgaggagtattttttatgggttagatcccCGTGCCGTCGTCTTCATCTGtggtatgttttcttctctttgtttgttgattttgagtttgttttgtcagaatgtttgaggagtatttttatgggttaaaaTGTCTGAGTATTTGAAAGATTATGATGGGCTTTGTTCAGCTGACGAGAAGTGTAAATCTTCTCGTTGGTGCTGTGATTTGGATCTTCGATTAGTTTCCTCTTTTAACGATTCTTAAGTTTTAAGGGTTTTTTCCCAGAAGGTTCCTTTTTTGACCCTTTCATTTGCTCCTGCAGATATATTACTTATGAGAAGATTGTCAATATGTAGTAAAAGTAATTGATGCATTCAGCTGTGACTATGCTTTTGATGCAGAGAACAGGGTGTGGTGCAGGATTTATATCATTTGTTGGTAAcgcaacaatatatttatatatatatatatataaatatatatttatagacagaTTGCTTGATtggttgagaaaatatttagaaatctCTTTTTTGAAATGGTTGACAGTTATGCACCCTCGTGTCTGTAGCATGTGTATAGCTTTAGATAGCTAAGCATAGCCCTTTGTTTCTTTTACTTGCATTGCTGTGTCTGTTTTTGTGAATACGGTAGAATAAACTATAACTCT
Protein-coding sequences here:
- the LOC108983815 gene encoding protein DCL homolog, chloroplastic-like, which encodes MAAPLLLRSIPYLRLRLHHQHQDQHRISGSLFATPCRLWCTAAAPTGSHENLSPTDSATVDWSAADLPKNARCEDTDYRKWKVEILRDIEPITSLAKDILHSGRYIDGEHLTAEDKKIVVDKLLAYHPHSEDKIGSGLDSIMVDRHPTFKSSRCLFVIRTDGGWIDFSYLKCIQAYIRDKYPSHAERFIREHFKRGSG